The Anastrepha ludens isolate Willacy chromosome X, idAnaLude1.1, whole genome shotgun sequence genome includes a window with the following:
- the LOC128869222 gene encoding sodium/calcium exchanger regulatory protein 1-like, whose product MKELCVGMILRKMGNSVSPTVELKKDGDNYSFTTTSTFKTTTINFKLGEEFDEETLDGRKLKSVFTLDGNKLVQEQKGDKPSTIIREFTDSELVTPLTLNDVKSVRVYKAV is encoded by the coding sequence ATGAAGGAATTGTGTGTCGGTATGATTCTACGCAAAATGGGTAACAGTGTCAGCCCCACCGTTGAACTGAAGAAGGATGGTGATAATTACTCTTTCACCACTACCTCAACCTTCAAGACAACTACGATCAACTTCAAGCTGGGCGAGGAATTCGATGAAGAGACACTTGATGGTCGCAAATTGAAGAGCGTCTTCACTCTGGATGGCAACAAATTGGTGCAAGAACAGAAGGGTGACAAACCATCGACCATTATTCGTGAATTCACTGACTCCGAGCTAGTGACTCCTCTCACCCTCAACGACGTGAAGTCCGTCAGAGTCTACAAGGCTGTATAA
- the LOC128869221 gene encoding uncharacterized protein LOC128869221: MKSQEKRQQIFEKNRKMTEGNQSTIEQCLAALTQLVVANHQPISWRSKIEKEIRYLPEFRGEAGTLPSFIEAVNRALADFPSSCDDVYKIIFNLKVQGMAKNILSVSPPSTWDECKQRLKKHYRASRNQMEITSIINNLKVRSIKDLDYRITKILEYISELALFEDDSETVTNIFSGMLVQRTKELVSGPLAFAIMKKLKIQEVREIVVSFVGQDEGNLKSSLLLKHTINNTECHSKYYQNQNYYSDRNSRYENEKPKQLQQNTSKYDRETRHHTNSPQQHSYNTRSYHNNNYNRNRHDVTNSSNEPLRQDSDSTRRQQYRQSEPMEVDVISQTPFETNTTEDIFFIN; this comes from the coding sequence ATGAAAAGTCAGGAGAAACGCcaacaaatttttgagaaaaaccgtAAAATGACGGAGGGTAATCAAAGTACCATCGAACAGTGTCTAGCGGCTTTGACGCAGCTCGTAGTAGCGAATCATCAACCCATATCATGGAGGAGTAAAATAGAAAAGGAAATTCGGTATTTGCCGGAGTTCCGAGGAGAAGCAGGTACTCTGCCATCCTTTATAGAAGCTGTTAACAGAGCCCTTGCAGATTTCCCGTCAAGTTGTGATGacgtttacaaaataattttcaacctGAAGGTTCAGGGCATGGCCAAAAATATACTATCCGTGAGCCCCCCTTCGACGTGGGATGAATGCAAGCAGCGGCTAAAGAAGCATTATCGAGCGTCCAGAAATCAAATGGAAATAACGAGTATCATCAATAATCTTAAAGTAAGAAGTATAAAAGATCTAGATTATAGAATTACTAAAATATTAGAGTATATAAGCGAACTTGCACTGTTTGAAGATGATTCCGAAACTGTAACTAATATATTTAGTGGCATGCTTGTACAAAGAACAAAAGAATTAGTTTCAGGTCCTCTTGCATTCGCAattatgaaaaaactaaaaattcaagAAGTTAGAGAAATTGTGGTTTCTTTTGTAGGTCAAGACGAGGGTAATTTAAAAAGTAGTCTACTTCTAAAGCATACAATAAATAATACTGAATGTCATTCAAAATATtaccaaaatcaaaattactacTCAGATCGTAATAGTCGCTACgaaaatgaaaaaccaaaacaGTTACAACAAAACACAAGCAAATACGATCGAGAAACTAGACATCATACTAATAGTCCACAACAGCATTCATATAATACTAGATCATACCACAATAACAATTATAACCGAAATCGTCACGATGTAACAAATAGCAGCAATGAACCATTGAGACAAGACAGCGATAGTACTCGTAGGCAACAATATAGGCAAAGCGAACCGATGGAGGTAGATGTTATCAGCCAAACCCCATTTGAAACAAATACAactgaagacattttttttatcaactag